In Virgibacillus sp. NKC19-16, a single genomic region encodes these proteins:
- the ilvD gene encoding dihydroxy-acid dehydratase, producing MGKDLRVKSHVFDGAMRAPNRAMLRAVGVTDDDFRKPMIGVASTWAEITPCNVHIDDLAVRAKVGAKQAGGLPLMFNTITVSDGISMGTQGMRYSLPSRDVIADSIETVVGAENMDGFVAIGACDKNIPGCMIAIANADVPAIFAYGGTIAPGSNKGQDVDIVSVFEGVGKHNNGDIDDDELKSVECSACPGAGACGGMYTANTMASAVEAMGMSLPGSSSNPAESEDKAADCEAAGEAVYHLLEKGIYPKDIMTKEAFENAITVVMALGGSTNAILHLLSIAHAAEVDLTIDDFNRIQEKVPHLADLKPSGTFVMQDLHRVGGVKGVMKLLYEEGYLHGDCLTVTGKTVAENLAEVSSLDQDQKIIMPFDNPKREDGPLIVLKGNLSPEGAVAKVSGVQVNRHTGPARVFDTEKEATAAVMDNQINEGDVLVIRYVGPKGGPGMPEMLSISSILVGKGLGEKVALLTDGRFSGGTHGLVVGHIAPEAQSGGPIAFLKEGDLVTIDSDKKEISMDVSEAEIENRRASWVAPPLYKKGVLGKYAHNVTSSSKGAVTDYLNRD from the coding sequence GTGGGAAAAGATTTGCGTGTTAAAAGTCATGTATTTGATGGTGCCATGCGAGCACCTAATCGTGCGATGCTCCGGGCTGTAGGGGTAACGGATGACGATTTCAGGAAGCCAATGATTGGTGTAGCCAGTACGTGGGCAGAGATAACCCCATGTAATGTACATATTGATGATTTGGCTGTTCGTGCTAAAGTTGGTGCTAAACAAGCTGGCGGCCTGCCCTTAATGTTCAATACGATAACCGTTTCGGATGGGATTTCTATGGGGACGCAAGGAATGCGTTATTCCCTGCCAAGCCGTGATGTGATCGCTGATTCGATTGAAACCGTAGTGGGTGCAGAGAATATGGATGGATTTGTAGCCATTGGCGCCTGTGATAAAAATATTCCGGGCTGTATGATTGCTATTGCTAATGCGGACGTTCCGGCAATATTTGCGTATGGTGGGACGATTGCGCCAGGATCCAATAAGGGTCAAGATGTCGATATTGTATCTGTGTTTGAAGGTGTAGGTAAACATAATAACGGGGATATAGATGACGATGAACTAAAATCGGTCGAATGCAGCGCATGCCCTGGTGCTGGAGCTTGTGGTGGGATGTATACGGCAAATACGATGGCATCCGCTGTCGAAGCAATGGGAATGAGCCTGCCAGGCAGCTCATCGAACCCGGCAGAATCAGAAGATAAAGCTGCTGATTGCGAAGCTGCCGGTGAAGCGGTCTATCATTTGCTTGAAAAAGGGATATATCCAAAAGATATCATGACAAAAGAAGCGTTTGAAAATGCTATTACGGTTGTCATGGCGCTTGGCGGATCGACGAATGCCATCCTGCATTTACTATCGATCGCCCATGCGGCGGAAGTAGATTTAACGATTGACGATTTTAATAGAATTCAAGAAAAGGTGCCACATCTTGCTGATCTAAAACCGAGTGGGACTTTTGTAATGCAAGATCTGCATCGTGTTGGTGGCGTAAAAGGTGTCATGAAGCTTCTTTATGAGGAAGGATATCTCCATGGGGACTGTTTGACCGTAACAGGTAAAACAGTTGCTGAAAATCTAGCAGAAGTTTCCTCCCTTGATCAAGATCAAAAGATCATCATGCCATTTGATAATCCGAAACGGGAAGACGGGCCATTAATCGTTTTAAAAGGGAATCTATCTCCTGAGGGAGCTGTAGCGAAAGTATCCGGTGTACAAGTCAACCGTCATACGGGGCCTGCTCGTGTATTTGACACGGAAAAAGAAGCTACTGCTGCAGTGATGGATAATCAAATCAACGAAGGAGATGTGCTGGTTATTCGCTATGTCGGGCCAAAAGGTGGACCGGGGATGCCAGAGATGCTGTCCATTTCTTCAATCCTGGTTGGAAAAGGACTTGGGGAGAAAGTTGCCTTGTTAACTGATGGAAGATTCTCCGGTGGTACACATGGCTTAGTCGTCGGTCACATCGCACCAGAAGCACAAAGTGGCGGGCCAATAGCATTCCTGAAAGAAGGCGATTTGGTGACCATTGATTCGGATAAAAAAGAAATTTCCATGGACGTATCAGAAGCAGAAATCGAAAACCGTCGTGCATCCTGGGTCGCACCACCACTTTACAAAAAAGGCGTATTGGGTAAATATGCACATAATGTCACCAGCTCCTCCAAAGGTGCTGTTACGGATTATTTGAATAGAGATTGA
- the dhaK gene encoding dihydroxyacetone kinase subunit DhaK, whose product MKKIINDPNQVVQDMVKGMIAAYPNDLRQIPGTMAIVRSDAPVKNKVGLVSGGGSGHEPAHAGYVGKGMLDAAVAGEVFTSPTPDQLLEAIKAVDSGSGVFLIIKNYTGDVLNFEMAAELAEAEGIQVESVIVNDDVAVEDSDATTGRRGIAGTVLVHKIAGAMAEEGGTLEEVKAAAEKVVANIRSIGMALTPCTVPAAGKPSFELEENEMEIGIGIHGESGIERKQVATADDIATELTDKILADMEFTSGDEVAVMINGLGATPEMELYIVNSKVQDILAEKDIHVHKTFFGEYMTALEMTGCSVSLLKLDDELKSLLDAQSRPVAFRS is encoded by the coding sequence TTGAAAAAAATTATTAATGATCCGAATCAGGTTGTACAAGATATGGTTAAGGGAATGATTGCAGCATACCCGAATGACTTGAGGCAAATTCCGGGGACGATGGCAATTGTTAGAAGTGACGCTCCGGTAAAAAATAAAGTCGGACTTGTCAGTGGCGGCGGGAGCGGGCATGAACCTGCACATGCTGGATATGTAGGAAAAGGGATGCTTGACGCTGCTGTAGCCGGAGAAGTTTTTACATCACCGACGCCTGATCAGCTGCTTGAGGCGATTAAAGCGGTTGATAGCGGATCAGGTGTGTTTCTAATTATTAAAAATTACACTGGTGATGTGCTGAATTTTGAGATGGCGGCCGAATTAGCAGAAGCAGAAGGAATCCAGGTGGAAAGTGTCATTGTAAATGATGATGTAGCCGTTGAGGACAGTGATGCGACTACTGGCAGAAGAGGAATCGCTGGAACGGTGTTGGTTCATAAAATTGCTGGTGCAATGGCTGAAGAAGGTGGTACCCTGGAAGAAGTAAAAGCCGCTGCAGAAAAAGTAGTGGCAAATATACGTTCTATCGGGATGGCGTTGACACCTTGCACAGTACCAGCTGCAGGAAAGCCAAGTTTTGAACTGGAAGAAAATGAGATGGAAATTGGGATCGGGATTCATGGAGAATCCGGGATTGAACGAAAACAAGTCGCAACTGCGGATGACATTGCCACAGAGCTAACCGACAAAATATTAGCTGACATGGAGTTTACAAGTGGTGACGAAGTGGCTGTCATGATAAATGGGTTAGGTGCCACACCAGAAATGGAACTCTATATCGTTAACAGCAAAGTCCAGGATATTTTAGCAGAAAAAGATATCCATGTTCATAAAACATTTTTCGGAGAATACATGACCGCACTGGAAATGACTGGCTGTTCGGTCAGTCTCCTGAAATTGGATGATGAACTGAAATCCCTGCTTGATGCCCAGTCACGTCCGGTTGCGTTTCGTTCGTAG
- a CDS encoding branched-chain amino acid aminotransferase, translating into MEAQNIQVNHCAVKKEKPNTDQLEFGTVFTDHMFIMDYSEESKWHDARIVPYQPLTIDPSSMVFHYGQSVFEGMKAYLSSDGDTQLFRPEKNMQRLNHSNDRLCIPQVDENFVIQAIKKLISVDQDWVPEAEGTTLYIRPFIISTESYIGVAPSAHYKLIVILSPVGAYYKEGINPVKIAVENEFVRTVKGGTGEAKTGGNYAASLKAQEIAGHKGFAQVLWLDGVEKKYIEEVGSMNIFFKINGEVVTPALNGSILEGVTRNSVIQLLKHWNIPVVERKISMEELQQAHEDGLLEEAFGAGTAAVISPIGQITWNNNDFLINGEKTGEVAKKLYDTLTGIQYGREEDPFGWVTKVKDGVTKIAQ; encoded by the coding sequence ATGGAGGCACAAAATATTCAAGTAAATCATTGTGCTGTAAAGAAAGAAAAACCAAATACTGATCAATTGGAGTTCGGGACAGTATTCACGGACCATATGTTTATCATGGATTATTCAGAAGAATCCAAATGGCATGATGCGCGTATTGTACCATATCAGCCGCTTACCATCGACCCGTCTTCTATGGTATTTCATTACGGTCAATCTGTATTCGAAGGGATGAAAGCTTATCTCTCGTCTGATGGAGACACGCAATTATTTCGTCCGGAAAAAAACATGCAGCGCTTAAATCATTCCAACGATCGACTTTGTATCCCACAGGTTGATGAGAATTTTGTAATACAGGCAATTAAAAAACTTATCTCTGTAGATCAGGACTGGGTCCCCGAAGCAGAAGGAACCACGCTGTATATTCGCCCATTCATCATTTCCACCGAATCCTATATAGGTGTGGCACCATCAGCCCATTATAAGCTAATTGTGATCCTGTCACCTGTTGGTGCTTATTACAAAGAAGGCATCAACCCGGTAAAAATCGCAGTGGAAAACGAATTTGTCCGTACCGTAAAAGGCGGAACCGGTGAGGCGAAAACCGGTGGCAACTATGCTGCAAGCCTTAAGGCCCAAGAGATTGCCGGCCATAAGGGATTTGCTCAAGTGCTATGGCTAGACGGTGTTGAAAAGAAATATATTGAAGAAGTAGGCAGCATGAATATTTTCTTTAAAATTAACGGAGAAGTTGTTACACCGGCCCTAAACGGTAGTATTCTGGAGGGGGTAACAAGAAACTCGGTGATCCAGCTCCTGAAACATTGGAACATTCCTGTTGTAGAACGAAAAATCTCGATGGAAGAACTGCAGCAAGCCCATGAAGATGGATTGCTTGAAGAGGCATTTGGTGCGGGAACAGCAGCAGTTATTTCCCCAATTGGTCAAATAACCTGGAATAATAATGATTTTCTTATTAACGGTGAAAAAACAGGGGAAGTAGCGAAAAAATTATATGATACGTTAACCGGCATTCAATATGGAAGAGAGGAAGATCCATTTGGCTGGGTTACGAAAGTGAAAGATGGAGTTACTAAAATAGCACAATAG
- the glpK gene encoding glycerol kinase GlpK, producing the protein MSEKYILSLDQGTTSSRAILFNHDGEIVETAQREFEQFFQKPGWVEHDANEIWTSILACISEVLRKSDADPSQIAGIGITNQRETTVVWDKHTGKPIYKAIVWQSRQTEYICRELDDQGYSDVIRDKTGLLIDPYFSGTKVKWILDNVDGAREKADNGDLLFGTMDTWLVYKLSGGKTHITDYSNAARTLMFNIYDLKWDDELLDILTVPKNMLPEVRQSSEIYADTVDYHFFGHEVPIAGIAGDQQAALFGQACFEEGMVKNTFGTGNFVLMNTGEKPIKSEHGLLTTLGWGVDGKVEYVLEGSIFVTGSAIQWLRDGLKLVNEAPETESYATQVDSTEGVYMVPAFVGLGSPYWDSDARGAVFGLTRGTTKEHFIRATLESLAYQSKDVVDAMISDSGIDLKTLRVDGGAVKNDFLMQFQSDILGVSVERPVIQETTALGAAYLAGLAVGYWKDKEEIAKQWKNEKTFTNQFDEEKRNELYEGWKKAVASTRTFK; encoded by the coding sequence ATGAGTGAAAAATATATTTTATCATTAGATCAAGGTACAACGAGTTCACGTGCGATTTTGTTTAATCATGATGGGGAAATTGTGGAAACAGCCCAGCGAGAGTTTGAGCAATTTTTCCAAAAGCCAGGTTGGGTAGAGCATGATGCCAATGAGATATGGACATCCATACTTGCTTGTATTTCAGAAGTTTTACGGAAATCGGATGCGGATCCTAGTCAAATTGCTGGAATTGGTATTACAAACCAACGGGAAACGACGGTTGTTTGGGATAAACATACTGGAAAACCTATATATAAAGCAATTGTGTGGCAATCCCGTCAAACCGAATATATTTGCAGGGAATTGGATGATCAGGGATATAGTGATGTCATTCGGGATAAAACCGGTTTGTTAATCGATCCTTATTTCTCCGGTACGAAGGTGAAATGGATCCTGGATAATGTGGATGGTGCAAGGGAAAAAGCAGACAATGGGGATCTATTATTTGGTACCATGGATACATGGCTGGTTTACAAGCTATCCGGTGGGAAAACGCATATTACGGATTACTCTAATGCTGCCAGAACATTGATGTTCAATATCTATGATCTGAAATGGGATGATGAATTACTCGATATTCTAACCGTTCCAAAGAATATGCTTCCGGAAGTTCGTCAATCCTCAGAGATTTATGCCGATACGGTTGATTATCATTTCTTTGGCCATGAGGTTCCAATTGCCGGTATTGCAGGTGACCAGCAAGCAGCATTGTTTGGTCAGGCATGTTTTGAAGAAGGAATGGTAAAAAATACGTTTGGAACAGGCAACTTCGTATTAATGAATACAGGAGAAAAACCAATAAAATCAGAGCATGGCCTACTCACCACGCTAGGTTGGGGTGTAGATGGCAAAGTAGAATATGTGCTTGAGGGCAGTATTTTTGTAACCGGATCCGCCATTCAATGGTTGCGTGATGGTCTGAAGCTTGTCAATGAAGCGCCGGAAACGGAAAGTTATGCAACACAGGTAGACTCCACAGAAGGAGTTTATATGGTGCCGGCGTTTGTTGGACTTGGCTCTCCGTATTGGGATAGTGACGCGAGAGGCGCGGTATTTGGATTAACGCGCGGAACGACGAAAGAGCATTTTATTCGCGCAACACTGGAATCACTTGCCTATCAATCGAAAGACGTTGTAGATGCCATGATTAGTGATTCAGGGATCGATTTAAAAACATTGCGTGTAGATGGCGGCGCTGTTAAAAATGACTTCCTCATGCAATTCCAGAGTGACATCCTCGGCGTATCCGTCGAACGTCCGGTCATCCAAGAGACGACAGCACTTGGCGCAGCATATCTTGCCGGCCTTGCTGTTGGTTATTGGAAAGATAAAGAGGAAATTGCCAAACAATGGAAAAACGAAAAGACGTTTACAAACCAGTTTGATGAGGAAAAACGTAATGAGCTGTATGAAGGTTGGAAGAAGGCAGTAGCGTCTACAAGAACTTTTAAATAA
- a CDS encoding bile acid:sodium symporter family protein, translating into MKTLEKVSNFAGSTFAIWVILFACLSFFFPGGFTWLAPYISLLLGIIMFGMGLTLSVSDFKSVFQAPKSVLIAVVAQFTIMPLLALGLALIFQLPPEVAVGVILVGCCPGGTASNVMTFLAKGNTALSVSVTAVSTLLAPILTPALTLLLASQWLPVSAGDMFLSIVQIVLVPIVLGIVVRLLFRKQVEKSVAALPLVSVVGIVGVAAAVVSTNTEAIVTTGLLIFSVVVLHNVLGLLLGFVLAKLLRLDFSDQKAVSIEVGMQNSGLAAALASAHFSPVAAVPSALFSVWHNISGPILATWWGKRSEGDDSFQDKKVS; encoded by the coding sequence ATGAAGACATTGGAAAAAGTTAGTAATTTTGCGGGGAGCACGTTTGCGATTTGGGTTATCCTATTTGCGTGCCTTAGTTTCTTTTTCCCGGGCGGATTTACATGGCTTGCACCATACATATCGCTGCTGCTTGGGATTATTATGTTTGGAATGGGGCTTACACTTTCTGTGAGTGATTTTAAAAGTGTGTTTCAAGCACCGAAAAGCGTTCTTATTGCGGTTGTGGCTCAATTCACTATTATGCCACTGCTTGCACTTGGACTTGCGCTCATTTTTCAGCTTCCACCAGAAGTGGCCGTTGGCGTTATCTTGGTAGGCTGCTGTCCAGGTGGTACGGCATCCAATGTGATGACATTTTTGGCAAAAGGGAATACGGCTTTATCGGTGTCGGTGACCGCTGTATCAACACTATTAGCACCGATATTGACGCCGGCGTTGACCTTGCTGCTTGCAAGTCAGTGGCTGCCAGTTTCTGCTGGAGATATGTTCCTGTCCATTGTCCAAATTGTTTTGGTTCCGATCGTTTTAGGAATCGTTGTCCGCTTATTATTCCGCAAGCAAGTGGAGAAAAGTGTTGCGGCGTTACCGCTTGTGTCGGTAGTTGGTATTGTAGGTGTTGCTGCAGCCGTTGTATCAACGAACACCGAAGCGATTGTTACCACAGGTCTGCTTATTTTCAGTGTCGTTGTGTTGCATAATGTACTCGGACTCCTGCTCGGGTTTGTGTTAGCCAAATTACTGCGGTTGGACTTTTCGGATCAAAAAGCCGTTTCCATCGAGGTAGGCATGCAAAACTCCGGCCTTGCCGCAGCGCTTGCATCTGCCCATTTTTCACCGGTCGCAGCTGTACCAAGTGCACTTTTCAGTGTTTGGCACAATATTTCCGGTCCTATTTTGGCAACATGGTGGGGGAAACGGAGTGAAGGCGATGATTCATTTCAGGATAAAAAGGTGAGCTAA
- a CDS encoding MIP/aquaporin family protein, with protein MPEFLAELIGTMILVIFGGGVVAGVVLKKSKAEGTGWVLITLAWGLGVTMGVYAVGNFTGAHINPAVTLGFAITGDLPWAKVPMYMSAQVIGAFIGAIIVFLNYLPHWKETKDKVAKRDVFSTTPAIRSPFSNLVSEMIGTFVLVMGLLFIGANEFTEGLNPLIVGALIVGIGMSLGGATGYAINPARDLGPRIAHALLPIPGKGSSDWSYAWVPIVGPLLGGAYGAVFYQAMFVGEFSILFWILSAVVAIILVGAASSELKLGKTKADKAEKNIV; from the coding sequence ATGCCTGAATTTTTAGCTGAACTGATTGGTACAATGATCCTCGTTATTTTTGGAGGTGGTGTTGTCGCCGGAGTTGTGTTGAAAAAGTCTAAAGCTGAAGGAACCGGATGGGTACTGATTACACTTGCCTGGGGTCTAGGTGTTACGATGGGTGTATATGCAGTTGGTAATTTTACTGGTGCACATATTAACCCTGCCGTAACATTAGGATTTGCTATAACGGGTGATCTCCCATGGGCAAAAGTTCCAATGTATATGAGCGCACAGGTAATTGGGGCTTTTATTGGTGCGATTATTGTTTTCTTAAATTACCTGCCACATTGGAAGGAAACAAAAGATAAAGTTGCCAAAAGGGATGTGTTTTCAACAACGCCAGCCATACGCAGCCCATTTTCCAACCTGGTCAGTGAAATGATTGGTACATTCGTCCTTGTGATGGGTCTTCTGTTTATTGGTGCGAATGAATTTACAGAAGGGTTAAATCCTTTAATCGTTGGTGCTCTAATTGTTGGGATCGGGATGTCACTTGGGGGTGCCACCGGATATGCGATCAATCCGGCTCGTGACCTTGGCCCAAGAATTGCGCATGCGTTGCTTCCGATTCCCGGAAAAGGTTCATCGGACTGGAGTTATGCTTGGGTCCCAATCGTAGGTCCACTACTTGGCGGTGCATATGGAGCAGTATTTTACCAGGCCATGTTTGTAGGTGAATTTTCCATATTGTTCTGGATCTTAAGCGCTGTAGTTGCTATTATTCTAGTAGGTGCTGCCAGTTCGGAATTGAAATTGGGGAAGACAAAGGCAGATAAAGCAGAAAAAAATATTGTATAG
- the dhaM gene encoding dihydroxyacetone kinase phosphoryl donor subunit DhaM encodes MAYAGIVLISHSSKIAEGIKDLITQVVKEVPIEAAGGTEEDDIGTSIDKIQEAIGRADTGKGVLLFYDIGSAKMNAEMAMEMADSENIQLVEAPLVEGSYTAAVESGMGKSVQEVHDAVVKSF; translated from the coding sequence ATGGCATATGCAGGTATTGTTTTAATTTCCCATAGTTCGAAAATAGCTGAAGGCATCAAAGATTTAATTACGCAGGTTGTGAAAGAGGTGCCTATTGAAGCAGCAGGAGGAACGGAAGAAGACGATATCGGGACAAGCATTGATAAAATTCAAGAAGCAATAGGGCGTGCTGACACGGGCAAAGGTGTGCTGCTTTTTTACGATATTGGCAGTGCAAAAATGAATGCAGAAATGGCAATGGAAATGGCTGATTCAGAAAACATTCAATTAGTGGAGGCGCCACTGGTAGAAGGATCCTATACAGCGGCTGTGGAATCAGGTATGGGTAAAAGCGTGCAGGAAGTTCATGATGCTGTGGTGAAATCATTTTAG
- a CDS encoding IS200/IS605 family accessory protein TnpB-related protein, which translates to MTIKTYFSNRIYKNTLNSSVVEDTQHTLFTFNQAKHFRVQEEVRQKRGSKVKSKQSVHLSVKAKYALNDYYTNSVVQEGKALLSSQEELTKMYISNKKEQIKSVKKKIKNTKSNLTVLKKIKGSFIKGTPKFNKISREQQKGNFFVVEYKNKTDIYYNSYDFEHLYIDVKIKQLISLLGRLRFRLDRLQKQISSLRSNTKSVCFGSNKLAKARTTTQKYQTNRELWKQDWYLARYGKMTISGRKDAKAGNFVFIYDPDNNALSFKAINGIVVKFDNIVFPYGQENVDNAVRMQMNLKNKKAFGKPIGWSIEDCGEYYIAKALVDVQPNPYVNHSKDSGIIGLDLNVDHFAVSNTNAIGQLIESFSIKFDIHNKTTGQLKKIIEAEAIDFVDYAAQHKKPVALEKLDTTKSKVKNPYGNKKANRLMSQFAYNIMIIAIKSRADKMGVEVYEVNPAYTSQIGKMKYMKRLGISIHEAASYVIARRAMGFKEKLPPVLHSLVPEKKQGLHHWAQWAYISNSLSNIRKNTFYQIELSRLNGLCSWDTLFSQDALTDFEKTGLSKLESRKSKA; encoded by the coding sequence ATGACTATAAAAACTTATTTTTCGAACAGAATCTATAAAAATACATTGAATAGTAGTGTCGTAGAAGATACACAACACACCCTTTTTACGTTTAATCAAGCAAAACATTTTCGTGTGCAGGAAGAAGTCCGCCAGAAGCGTGGATCAAAGGTTAAATCAAAACAATCCGTTCACCTTAGTGTAAAAGCAAAGTACGCATTAAATGATTACTACACAAATAGTGTCGTCCAGGAAGGAAAAGCACTACTTTCTTCGCAAGAAGAACTCACGAAAATGTATATTTCTAATAAAAAAGAACAGATAAAATCTGTTAAAAAGAAAATCAAAAACACTAAGTCAAATCTTACGGTTTTAAAGAAAATTAAGGGTTCTTTCATTAAAGGGACTCCAAAATTTAATAAAATTTCCCGCGAACAACAAAAAGGGAACTTTTTTGTTGTGGAATATAAAAATAAAACAGACATTTATTATAATAGTTATGATTTTGAGCATCTCTATATAGATGTGAAAATCAAACAATTAATTTCTCTTTTGGGGCGTTTGCGTTTTAGATTAGATAGGTTGCAAAAACAAATTTCTAGTCTACGAAGTAACACGAAAAGCGTTTGTTTTGGTTCGAATAAACTTGCAAAAGCAAGAACGACTACGCAAAAATATCAAACAAATCGAGAGCTTTGGAAGCAGGATTGGTATTTAGCTCGTTATGGAAAAATGACTATTTCCGGTAGAAAAGATGCAAAAGCCGGTAATTTTGTTTTTATCTATGATCCAGATAACAATGCACTTTCGTTTAAAGCTATTAACGGAATTGTTGTAAAGTTTGACAACATTGTTTTTCCCTACGGCCAAGAAAACGTAGATAATGCTGTTCGCATGCAAATGAACTTAAAGAACAAAAAGGCATTCGGAAAACCAATTGGCTGGTCGATCGAAGATTGTGGTGAATATTATATTGCCAAAGCTTTAGTTGATGTGCAACCAAATCCGTATGTTAACCACTCCAAAGATAGTGGAATTATTGGTTTGGATCTAAACGTTGACCATTTTGCTGTATCTAATACGAACGCTATCGGTCAGCTCATCGAATCTTTTTCGATAAAGTTTGACATTCATAATAAAACAACCGGTCAACTGAAAAAAATTATCGAAGCCGAAGCTATCGATTTCGTTGATTATGCCGCCCAACATAAAAAGCCAGTTGCACTAGAAAAATTAGATACGACGAAATCCAAAGTCAAAAATCCTTATGGAAATAAGAAAGCAAATCGACTAATGAGTCAATTCGCTTATAATATTATGATAATTGCTATTAAAAGCCGTGCCGACAAGATGGGCGTGGAGGTTTACGAGGTAAACCCTGCCTATACGAGTCAAATTGGTAAAATGAAATATATGAAACGTCTTGGAATTTCTATTCACGAGGCAGCTTCGTATGTCATTGCTCGCAGGGCGATGGGCTTCAAAGAAAAACTCCCACCGGTGTTGCATTCGCTTGTTCCAGAGAAGAAACAAGGTCTACATCACTGGGCGCAATGGGCGTACATTTCGAACTCCCTGTCTAATATTCGTAAAAATACGTTCTATCAGATAGAGCTTTCTAGATTAAATGGGTTGTGTTCTTGGGACACACTATTTTCTCAAGATGCTTTGACAGATTTTGAGAAAACAGGTCTGTCTAAATTAGAAAGCAGAAAATCCAAGGCTTAG
- the dhaL gene encoding dihydroxyacetone kinase subunit DhaL: MEFQAQDAIQWIGLTNEKIQANKEYLTSLDQVIGDSDHGINMSRGFQEAVNKISGESYDTASDVLKDVAMTLMSKVGGASGPLFGTLFLKLSTTFKGNDPVDYATFTSGLEEALSGVMQRGKATKGEKTLVDVWAPVVEHFKQENAFQADKILEVAKTAMENTKDLMATKGRAAYFKEKSIGHIDPGSASSYYIFEALAEAEGGY, from the coding sequence ATGGAGTTTCAAGCACAAGATGCGATACAATGGATTGGATTAACCAATGAAAAAATACAAGCGAATAAGGAGTATCTCACATCGCTCGATCAGGTCATTGGGGATAGTGATCATGGAATTAATATGTCACGCGGATTTCAAGAAGCCGTAAATAAAATTTCTGGAGAATCATATGACACTGCCTCTGATGTCTTAAAAGATGTCGCAATGACACTTATGTCTAAGGTCGGCGGAGCATCCGGGCCATTATTTGGGACATTATTTTTGAAGTTGTCGACAACGTTTAAAGGGAATGACCCAGTTGATTATGCTACATTCACTAGCGGCCTTGAAGAAGCGCTGAGTGGTGTCATGCAGCGCGGAAAAGCGACAAAGGGTGAGAAAACGCTTGTTGATGTATGGGCTCCGGTTGTTGAACATTTCAAACAGGAAAACGCTTTTCAGGCAGACAAAATCTTAGAAGTAGCAAAAACGGCTATGGAAAATACAAAAGATCTCATGGCTACAAAAGGTCGGGCAGCCTATTTCAAAGAAAAATCAATCGGCCATATTGATCCAGGTTCTGCTTCGTCCTATTACATTTTCGAAGCACTCGCAGAAGCAGAAGGAGGATACTAA